The following is a genomic window from Paenibacillus sp. FSL R5-0766.
GCACACTTGGCGGCATTAATTTGTGATCCATATTGTTCATCAGGCTCTGGGCACGCATGGACAGTTCCGGCATATGCTCGTTGAGTTCCCCCAGCTGTTCAATTAATACCGGAATCACATTCATCAAAATGACACCAAGGCAGGTCAGGAAAAAGGCATATATGAGTAGAACCGCAATTGTACGCGGCACCTTGCGCCCTCCCAGCATGCTGACAATCGGATTAAGTACATAGGATATGATAAGGGCTACGATAAAGGGTGCCAGCACTGTTTTCAGGAACGCATATATGTGAAGCAGTAAAGGCCGTAGTAGCCATATAAAATATAAAATGATCAATCCGAGCAGTAGCCAGATCGCGTAACGGAACAGCTTGTTTTTGGTTAATTGCTCCACTTGCATCTCTCCTTTTGGACTGGCTCTGAGAGTCAGTATATGTAGGAAAGGTAATATTTATTAACACAGCGCAGAAGTGGAAAGGAGTAATCCGAACATTTTTTCCTCAAACCAAAAAACGCCTCCTTCATCAGAGAAGGAAGCGCATTTTGCAGTACGGGTTAGCATATAATCAACCATACACCAGCCGAACCACTATGTAACCGCATCTATATACATCTGCCAACAATTAACGACAGCCTCCCATGACATACATTGTCATGAAACCGCATATAGAGGAAGTTATTCTGCTTATTAAGAAGAAGCGTGAAGATGAGGGAAGTCTTGTGGCAGCTCGTCCCCGAAAAACAGATCATCCAGGGAACTCAGCGTACCGTCTTCTTCCACCTGATATACAGACATTTTCTCACCGTTCACCGTTAATTCGATAAAGCATCCCCAGCAGTAAAACTGGTGGGAACCAATTTTCCCGATATCTTTGGAACTACAGTTTGGACATTTCATATTCATTCACCTATCCATTAACAGAATGAATGGCATTTTCCAAGCGTTGTTCACTCAGCGACGGCACCATAATGGCACTTTCCCCGATGGACATATCGCTTGTACATGGCAGCCATTTGCGGCCCTCGATCAGATCGGACACAAAACCGTCCGTAATTTCAATCCCTATTATTGTATTTCCCAACTCTTGGTCAAAATAAACATCGGAGACACGCCCAAGCAGCAAACCTTCTTCGGTGAGCACGGACATCTCCTTCAATTTAGACCGACCGAGGAGGTACGTGTATTTTATGTCGTCGGCTCCCGTCTTGCGGACAGCCTGTTGATTACGGATCATGACGGCATCTTCGCCGTAGGCAACGATATCTTGCCACTGCACGATTTTGACATGATTGGTAAACAGACCTTTGTTCTCAAGCTCAATGCCTTCGATCTCCCAATCATCATTCACAATGAAATCCTGGATTTTACCGACCTGCTTCCCGTCCTCAACATCAAAAACGGCAAGTCCGATCATTTCCTGAAGCTTCATCGCTGGGTCCTCCTCATCTTCTTATCATTAAATAGGCGCGGCGCTATTGCTAGGTATGCCCAAAGTTGATGAGTGGCAATCAGACGCCGATCATCAAAACCGCTTCTATCCAACCGATGAAATGGAACTTCTTCCCTCCTTCTGTTCCATGTGTAAAGTTCCCCTTAGGGTCTATTACGCAGTCGTCCAAGAATGGTTCCAATTTTTTCGGCGGTTATCATGATTTCTTCCGTAGTATTACCCAATCCCCAGCTAAATCGAATCGCAGAGTGTAAAAATGTTTCAGGCAATTTCATCGCTTTGAGCACATGAGAGACTTCAAGTGAACCTGAAGTGCAGGCAGAACCGCTTGCAACAGCAATTCCTTCCATATCCAGATTCATTAACATCGTCTCTGTGGACACTTCAGGGAAGCTGATATTCAGGATGTTGGGCAGCGTATGCTCCAGGTGTCCATTCACGTGAAAGTGCTCCGTCCCCACATGAATTTCAAGCTGTTCCAACAAAAGTTTACGCAATGCCAAATCATGCTGACGATGCATCTCCGTCTGTGCTGATGCAATCTTGAGAGCCTCTGCAAATCCGGTAATACCTGCGATATTTTCCGTACCAGCGCGACGCTGACGCTCTTGCAGCCCACCGTGAGCTCTTGCTTCCAGCACAATTCCTCGCCGTACATAGAGTGCACCCACGCCCTGAGGTCCGTTGATTTTATGCGCAGAGAAGCTGATCAGATCCACAGGCAGATCCTTACAGGAAATATTCTGGCTGCCCAGAGCCTGAACTGCATCGGTATGGAAAAGAATACCATGCTGACGGGCAAGCTCACCCACCTCAAGTATAGGCTGAATCGTGCCCACTTCGTTGTTGGCATACATCATGGTAATCAGCACCGTATCCGGTCGAATAGCCTCTCGCAGCTCATCCAGACTTATTCGTCCATAACGATCAACAGATAGATAGGTTACTTCATAACCTTGCCGCTCCAATTCCTGACACGTATGCAAAACAGCATGATGCTCAATTGCGGTCGTGATGACGTGTTTCCCCTTATCCTGCCTGGATGAGACTGCTCCAAAGATTGCCAGATTGTCGCTCTCGGTGCCACCTCCGGTGAATACCAATTCGTCCGGGAAACAGCCCAAAGACGCCGCAATGACATCCCTTGCTCCGCTGACAGTCCGTTTGGCCTCACGCCCAAAGGCATGGATACTTGATGCATTGCCAAATTGTCCTGTCATGACGTTCATCATCGCTTCTGCGACTTGTGGATGCATAGGTGTCGATGCGGCGTGATCCAAATAAATTCGTTTCATTTATCTTCACCCCGTTATATGTTAAATTTCTATCTCATGGCAAACTATTAAAATTGGAAATTGAAACGGATGCTCTGTTGTTGCATCTTCGTGTATAATGTTCTATATCCATTTCATAAAGGAGAGAGAGACATGAGTGATCCCATTCTCGGGCAGATTCTGAATCAGCTTCAACAAATGGACAAACGATTCGACAGCATTGATGGACATCTTGGAAAAATAGACAACCGACTCGATGTTATGGAAGAGAGGCTCGGTGCCGTAGAGAGCAGACTCGACACTGTTGATCGCACACTTAATGCTATTGACGACAGGCTCGATAAGGTAGATGGCAGATTGGACACCATCGAGGAACAAACTAAAAACATTCCGCTTCTTCAACAAGCTGTTCTGGAAACATTGACTATTACGAAACGTCTTGACACTTCCCACTCTGCCTCTGAACGCAAAGTAACTACCGAATTAAATACCCATCAGCACAGCATTGATATTTTGAATCGCCGTCAGTTACGCATGGAAGCTGATATAGAAACCTTAAAAAGTCGCTGATTTATAAGTCATCCAGTTAAGTTCACACTTGACCATCTTGTAAATCCCGCGGCTGAATACATAGCCCTGCTCAATTAAAATGATCTGTAGAAATTGAAGAACAGAACAAAGTACCCATTGGCATGTCTAAAGCCCCCAATTTGGGGGCTTTATTGTGTCTTCTGTGATGCGAATTAATGATCTTAAATGTAGAACATGTAGCTGTCTTTTTTGTCCTGATCCTGGAATGTAATCAGGTCTTTCAGTGTTGTGGAATCCAACACTTCCGCAATGCCGTCACGAATACGCAACCATAGATCACGCTTCGCCGGATCATCTTCCTCTGTGAAATCTACTGGAGAGATTGGCCCTTCCAGTACACGGATTACATCGCCTGCAGTCACGGTTGCAGGATCACCCGCAAGGATATAACCGCCGTAAGCACCTCTAATGCTCTTCACCAGTCCTGCATTACGTAGTGGAGCGATCAGTTGCTCCAGGTAATGCTCCGAGAGCTGGTTGCGCTCGGCAATGCTTTTAAGTGATGTAGGGCCTTCGCCTGTTCTGGCAGCAAGCTCCATCATGATTGTGAGGCCGTAACGGCCTTTTGTCGATATTTTCAAAGGAGTCACCTCTTTCAATTTTCAGAAACGATTGGAAACTTTATATTTAATCCTGTGGTCCATGACCGTCTGTTTCACGACCTGTCCACAGCAGAGAAGCATAGAAATTAGCATGAATCTTCTAATCCTCCGTATTCCGATCATAACCCTCAGCTAATGTTAACATATCTGCATGCTTTATGGAAAAGAAAGATTGACGATATTCCAAAATGTGCGTCTGTGGTGGACACTATCCAAAATTGGCCGGGTGTATCGTATCTTGAGTCCGGTTATGCTAGAATAAGAAACGAAACACATTTATATATAGAAATGGTGATAACGATGTCCAAAACAATTGAAAATACACGGGTCGTCGTTGGCATGTCCGGAGGTGTCGATTCTTCCGTTACCGCACTGTTGCTGAAAGAGCAAGGGTACGATGTCATCGGCATTTTCATGAAAAACTGGGATGACACCGACGAGTTCGGCCACTGTACCGCTGAAGAAGATTCAGAGGATGTACGCCGCGTATGTGAACAGATCGGCATTCCATACTACACTGTCAACTTCGAGAAAGAGTATTTTGATAAAGTATTTACCTATTTCCTTGATGAATATAAGTCGGGTCGCACGCCAAATCCGGATGTCATGTGTAATCGTGAGATCAAATTTGGTGAATTCCTGAACAAAGCTCTGGATCTCGGCGCAGATTATGTAGCTACAGGACACTATGCTCGCCTGATTGAAGAAGATGGTACGTTCAAGCTGCTGCGCGGCGTGGACAACAATAAGGATCAGACCTATTTCCTTAACGCACTCAATCAGAACCAGCTGTCCAAAGCCATGTTCCCGATTGGTCATCTACCCAAACCGGAAGTGCGCAAAATCGCAGAAGCCGCTGGTTTGTATACCGCCAAGAAAAAAGACAGCACAGGTGTTTGCTTCATCGGTGAGCGTAATTTCAAAGAGTTCCTGAGTAACTATCTGCCTGCCAAAGGCGGAGACATGGTTGATATCGCAACCGGTGAAGTCAAAGGTCGTCATGACGGTCTGATGTACTACACACTTGGACAGCGCCAAGGTCTGGGCATTGGTGGTTCCGGCAATGGTGAACCCTGGTTTGTTGCAGACAAGAACCTGGAGAAGAATCAACTGCTTGTTGTTCAGGGCGATGCCCATGCAAGCCTGTACTCCACAGGTCTAACCGCAACGGGTGTGAACTGGATTGCTGGTGCAGAGCACATGCCTAATGTGCCATACCGTTGTACTGCCAAATTCCGCTATCGTCAGCCGGATCAAGGTGTAACATTGACCTGGCAGGAAGATGGAAGTGTGGATGTACAATTTGATCAGCAGCAAAAAGCCATTACACCAGGACAAGCCGTTGTTTTCTACGACGGAGAGGTCTGCCTGGGTGGGGGTACGATCGATCAGGTGCAAAAAGTACCTGTACCCGCAATGCAATAATAGAGCTTGTCCATTAAAATGCGGATTATACACAATACCATGTATCCCTATTAAAAAAGCCGTCTTTCATGTATACCATGAAGGATGGCTTTTTTCCTGCTTTTCTTTGCAAAAAAATTAAAAATAGTTCGTTATGCAGTCAACCAGACTCCTGCCCAGGCGGCCAACACCCCAACTACAACCGAACTGACAACGTAGAGCGCCGCGCTTGCGTATCGTTGTCGACCCATAAGTCCTAACGTCTCATAACCAAAGGTAGAGAACGTGGTATAAGCACCACAAAATCCGGT
Proteins encoded in this region:
- a CDS encoding PRC-barrel domain-containing protein; this translates as MKLQEMIGLAVFDVEDGKQVGKIQDFIVNDDWEIEGIELENKGLFTNHVKIVQWQDIVAYGEDAVMIRNQQAVRKTGADDIKYTYLLGRSKLKEMSVLTEEGLLLGRVSDVYFDQELGNTIIGIEITDGFVSDLIEGRKWLPCTSDMSIGESAIMVPSLSEQRLENAIHSVNG
- a CDS encoding cysteine desulfurase family protein; translated protein: MKRIYLDHAASTPMHPQVAEAMMNVMTGQFGNASSIHAFGREAKRTVSGARDVIAASLGCFPDELVFTGGGTESDNLAIFGAVSSRQDKGKHVITTAIEHHAVLHTCQELERQGYEVTYLSVDRYGRISLDELREAIRPDTVLITMMYANNEVGTIQPILEVGELARQHGILFHTDAVQALGSQNISCKDLPVDLISFSAHKINGPQGVGALYVRRGIVLEARAHGGLQERQRRAGTENIAGITGFAEALKIASAQTEMHRQHDLALRKLLLEQLEIHVGTEHFHVNGHLEHTLPNILNISFPEVSTETMLMNLDMEGIAVASGSACTSGSLEVSHVLKAMKLPETFLHSAIRFSWGLGNTTEEIMITAEKIGTILGRLRNRP
- a CDS encoding Rrf2 family transcriptional regulator, whose protein sequence is MKISTKGRYGLTIMMELAARTGEGPTSLKSIAERNQLSEHYLEQLIAPLRNAGLVKSIRGAYGGYILAGDPATVTAGDVIRVLEGPISPVDFTEEDDPAKRDLWLRIRDGIAEVLDSTTLKDLITFQDQDKKDSYMFYI
- the mnmA gene encoding tRNA 2-thiouridine(34) synthase MnmA, whose translation is MSKTIENTRVVVGMSGGVDSSVTALLLKEQGYDVIGIFMKNWDDTDEFGHCTAEEDSEDVRRVCEQIGIPYYTVNFEKEYFDKVFTYFLDEYKSGRTPNPDVMCNREIKFGEFLNKALDLGADYVATGHYARLIEEDGTFKLLRGVDNNKDQTYFLNALNQNQLSKAMFPIGHLPKPEVRKIAEAAGLYTAKKKDSTGVCFIGERNFKEFLSNYLPAKGGDMVDIATGEVKGRHDGLMYYTLGQRQGLGIGGSGNGEPWFVADKNLEKNQLLVVQGDAHASLYSTGLTATGVNWIAGAEHMPNVPYRCTAKFRYRQPDQGVTLTWQEDGSVDVQFDQQQKAITPGQAVVFYDGEVCLGGGTIDQVQKVPVPAMQ